The following proteins are encoded in a genomic region of Clostridium kluyveri:
- a CDS encoding GTP pyrophosphokinase, with protein sequence MAIGEWKTFLIPYDQAVEELKVKFRSIRKEYRRRNEYSPIEFVTGRVKEISSILEKANKFNIPLDRIRYEIEDIAGIRIMCQFVDDIDKVVKIVRNRKDMNIMYEKDYIDNVKESGYRSYHVIIKYPVNMAEGEMEILAEFQIRTLAMNFWATIEHSLNYKYKQDIPDHIKLKLKNAADAAFQLDEQMLQIKDEIKDAQKLFEVKSNLVSDIMNNILTLSSMGKLVEATRYQGQLNKLIEEGEVFELVNLLRATEKLLKIYKQ encoded by the coding sequence ATGGCTATAGGGGAATGGAAAACATTTTTAATACCATATGACCAAGCTGTAGAAGAATTAAAAGTGAAATTTAGAAGCATACGAAAAGAATATAGAAGAAGGAATGAATATTCGCCAATAGAATTTGTTACGGGCAGGGTAAAAGAGATATCGAGTATATTAGAGAAAGCTAATAAGTTTAACATACCACTTGATAGAATAAGATATGAAATAGAAGATATAGCAGGTATAAGGATTATGTGCCAGTTTGTAGATGACATAGATAAAGTGGTTAAGATAGTGAGAAATAGAAAAGATATGAATATAATGTATGAAAAAGATTATATAGATAATGTAAAAGAAAGCGGTTATAGAAGTTATCACGTAATAATTAAGTATCCCGTTAATATGGCAGAGGGGGAAATGGAAATACTGGCAGAATTTCAGATAAGAACACTTGCCATGAATTTTTGGGCTACTATAGAACATTCCTTAAATTATAAATACAAGCAGGATATTCCCGATCATATTAAATTAAAACTTAAAAATGCCGCAGATGCTGCATTTCAGCTGGATGAGCAAATGCTCCAAATCAAAGACGAGATAAAGGATGCCCAAAAATTATTTGAAGTAAAATCCAATTTAGTTTCTGATATAATGAATAATATATTGACATTGTCATCCATGGGTAAGCTAGTTGAAGCAACAAGGTATCAAGGACAGTTAAATAAATTAATTGAAGAGGGAGAAGTATTTGAGTTAGTGAATTTGTTAAGAGCTACAGAAAAATTACTTAAAATTTATAAACAATAG
- a CDS encoding DUF2225 domain-containing protein, translating into MLDNTFSTSDTSEKKNHLYDEDKQKLMLYNKKITCPVCSTIFNAKAIKKSSYRILKKDSDLFIRYSIINPYFYDVWVCDRCGYASIKSDFENLSDYDANIIRTEILPKWHSKNYPEVYNLNLAIQRYKLSLLNYDIIKARASKKAINLLKIAWMFRLKEDKKSELEYLNYALENFKNAYYNENFPICGMDRFTTMYLIGEICRRTDREEESLIWFGQVITAPTASQKIKNMARDQKDLIKTNLEDTNSEDNLKDNKKQNIFSKFHK; encoded by the coding sequence GTGCTTGATAACACATTTTCAACTTCAGACACTTCAGAGAAGAAGAATCATCTATATGATGAAGATAAGCAAAAATTAATGCTTTACAATAAAAAGATAACTTGTCCCGTTTGCAGTACAATATTTAATGCTAAGGCTATAAAAAAATCCTCATATAGAATATTAAAAAAAGACTCTGATCTTTTTATAAGATATTCAATTATAAATCCATATTTTTATGATGTATGGGTATGTGATAGATGCGGTTATGCATCTATAAAAAGTGATTTTGAAAATTTAAGTGACTATGATGCAAATATAATAAGAACTGAAATTTTACCAAAATGGCATAGTAAAAATTACCCTGAAGTATATAATCTAAATTTAGCAATACAAAGGTACAAACTATCTCTTTTAAATTATGATATTATCAAAGCCAGAGCCAGTAAAAAAGCAATTAACCTGCTAAAAATAGCATGGATGTTTCGATTAAAAGAAGATAAAAAAAGTGAACTGGAGTATTTAAATTATGCCCTGGAAAATTTCAAAAACGCCTACTATAATGAGAATTTCCCTATATGCGGTATGGATAGATTTACTACTATGTACCTTATAGGTGAAATATGCAGACGTACTGATAGAGAAGAGGAATCCTTAATATGGTTTGGACAAGTAATAACCGCTCCTACAGCATCACAAAAAATTAAAAATATGGCTCGTGATCAAAAAGATTTGATAAAAACCAACTTAGAGGATACAAACTCTGAAGATAATTTAAAAGATAATAAAAAACAAAATATTTTTTCTAAGTTTCACAAATAA
- a CDS encoding metallophosphoesterase produces MALFAISDLHLDITGNKPMGVFGYNWIEHDNKIKKNWIDNITGEDTILVAGDISWSMNIKSGFGDLEWIHNLPGRKILVKGNHDYWWSSITKLNNLYEDMNFIQNNFFGYKDYAICGTRGWICPGSENFSTHDDKIYNRELLRMKNSLNSAVKAGYDKFIVMIHYPPIGEKFMNSDFRCIFENYGVEKVIYGHLHGESLSKSITGVVNGVEYIVTSADYINFNPIRIL; encoded by the coding sequence GTGGCACTATTTGCAATATCAGATTTACATTTAGATATAACTGGGAATAAACCCATGGGTGTTTTTGGATATAATTGGATAGAACATGATAATAAAATAAAAAAAAATTGGATTGATAATATAACTGGGGAAGATACAATACTTGTAGCAGGAGACATATCCTGGTCTATGAATATAAAATCAGGATTTGGTGATTTAGAGTGGATTCATAATCTGCCTGGAAGAAAGATTTTGGTAAAAGGCAATCATGATTATTGGTGGAGCAGTATTACCAAATTAAACAATTTGTATGAAGATATGAATTTCATACAAAATAATTTTTTTGGATATAAAGATTATGCCATATGTGGCACTAGGGGATGGATTTGTCCAGGAAGTGAAAATTTTTCAACCCATGATGATAAAATATATAATAGGGAGCTTTTGAGAATGAAAAATTCTTTAAATTCCGCAGTGAAAGCAGGATATGATAAATTTATAGTGATGATTCACTATCCCCCTATAGGAGAAAAATTTATGAATTCTGATTTTAGATGTATATTTGAAAATTATGGTGTAGAAAAAGTTATATATGGACACCTTCATGGAGAATCTCTTTCAAAATCTATAACTGGAGTTGTAAATGGAGTGGAATACATAGTAACTTCCGCAGATTACATAAATTTTAATCCGATAAGGATACTATGA
- a CDS encoding EscU/YscU/HrcU family type III secretion system export apparatus switch protein: MKNRKKAVALKYEPTYEAPMVTAAGIGQIADNILNKARESNIPIVYDQELTNLLSNVDIGNSIPIELYDAVAKVIAYVVDVDENISRR, encoded by the coding sequence ATGAAAAATAGGAAAAAAGCAGTAGCTTTAAAGTATGAACCAACATATGAAGCACCTATGGTTACTGCAGCAGGTATTGGACAAATAGCGGACAACATATTGAATAAAGCAAGGGAAAGCAATATACCTATAGTTTATGACCAGGAACTTACTAATCTTTTGAGTAATGTGGATATAGGAAATAGTATACCTATTGAACTATATGATGCAGTGGCAAAAGTGATAGCCTATGTAGTAGATGTAGACGAAAATATAAGTAGAAGGTGA
- a CDS encoding ECF transporter S component gives MNSSKLNRLVKVSLLGVIGFLFMFIEVAIPIFPTFLKMDISDLPALIGTFALGPGAGIAIEFLKNVLHGIFNGKTAFVGELANFAVGSVLVFTAGYIYNRHKTRKVAVISLGAATIAMSIAAGLLNYFILLPLYERALNFPISAMVDMAAKINSSITDLNTFVLLAIVPFNLLKGITLTILTLVLYKSVSPLLKQEHNKIKNSQKVKI, from the coding sequence ATGAACAGTAGTAAATTAAACAGATTAGTGAAGGTATCATTGTTAGGCGTAATAGGATTTTTATTTATGTTCATAGAAGTTGCAATTCCTATATTTCCGACATTTTTAAAAATGGATATAAGCGATTTGCCGGCTTTAATTGGAACTTTTGCATTAGGACCTGGAGCTGGAATTGCCATAGAGTTTTTGAAAAATGTACTTCATGGAATATTCAATGGAAAAACTGCATTTGTAGGAGAACTTGCAAACTTTGCAGTAGGTTCTGTTTTAGTTTTTACAGCGGGGTATATATATAACAGGCATAAGACCAGAAAGGTGGCAGTGATAAGTTTAGGGGCAGCCACTATTGCAATGTCAATAGCAGCAGGACTTTTGAATTATTTCATATTGCTTCCACTTTATGAGAGAGCGCTTAATTTCCCTATAAGTGCAATGGTGGATATGGCAGCAAAAATAAACAGCAGCATAACGGATTTGAATACATTTGTATTACTGGCTATTGTTCCATTTAACTTGTTAAAAGGTATAACTCTTACCATTTTAACACTAGTTCTTTACAAGAGTGTTTCACCTCTGTTAAAGCAGGAACATAACAAAATAAAGAACTCTCAAAAAGTAAAAATTTAG